In Neorhodopirellula lusitana, one genomic interval encodes:
- a CDS encoding response regulator: MPTTSNIVVLIAEDDPVFRQLLKFTIERAGHKVHCAGDGNEAWQQLQETDFDLLVTDQQMPNCTGIELLEKMRASREAQPSQAKVTATILCTANGLELDGVRLKEKFGLLAVLAKPFSPKQLVHVIDSHFRGQSKAIAPVVDTPRGVWQVGQVS; this comes from the coding sequence ATGCCAACGACTTCCAACATTGTGGTGCTAATCGCCGAAGACGATCCAGTTTTTCGTCAACTGTTGAAGTTCACGATTGAGCGTGCGGGACATAAGGTGCACTGTGCCGGTGATGGCAACGAGGCTTGGCAACAACTGCAGGAGACCGATTTTGATCTTTTGGTCACCGACCAACAAATGCCGAACTGCACCGGAATCGAGCTGCTGGAAAAGATGCGTGCTTCCCGGGAAGCTCAGCCTTCACAGGCGAAGGTGACCGCAACAATTCTGTGCACGGCCAACGGTTTGGAACTTGACGGGGTTCGGCTGAAAGAGAAGTTCGGCTTGTTAGCCGTTTTGGCGAAGCCTTTTAGCCCCAAACAACTGGTGCACGTGATTGATTCGCACTTCCGTGGCCAGTCCAAGGCGATCGCTCCTGTGGTAGATACCCCTCGAGGTGTGTGGCAAGTAGGCCAGGTGAGCTAG
- a CDS encoding tetratricopeptide repeat protein, whose translation MNSERRHDLQENELATALGKINESIDPYSKPIGIAVAVGLIGFLGWGFYNSSQSDRRSDATLQLIEASVSGDSETLATVAAQYADTPAAAWSRLYQGSSKMGVGMNALFNSRDEAEELLSEASAAFKEALSLSKDTLIQSRAYFGLARIAESLGDTDEAIKNYEAAMTVGESEAMVEEAQKRIDTLSKPNAKEFLAWFNEQDFAPADPASPPSLPGAGTLPDLPDLDFSSDEDETAADESTDAEGTEPESADEEAATEAEPEMAAEEAAPSSEEPAVKTESVETETIGAEEGDEEPVGSLPAETTEPSGS comes from the coding sequence ATGAATAGCGAGCGACGTCACGATCTTCAGGAAAACGAGTTGGCGACCGCCTTGGGGAAGATCAACGAATCCATCGATCCCTACTCCAAGCCAATCGGAATTGCAGTTGCGGTCGGATTGATCGGTTTTCTGGGCTGGGGCTTTTACAACAGCAGCCAGTCTGATCGTCGAAGTGATGCAACGTTACAGCTGATCGAAGCATCGGTCAGCGGTGACAGCGAAACCTTGGCAACCGTTGCCGCCCAATACGCCGATACTCCAGCTGCAGCCTGGTCACGTCTGTACCAAGGCAGCTCGAAGATGGGCGTCGGCATGAACGCTTTGTTCAATAGCCGCGACGAAGCGGAAGAGCTTCTCAGTGAGGCCAGTGCCGCATTTAAAGAAGCACTGAGCCTAAGCAAGGACACCCTCATCCAGTCGCGAGCCTACTTCGGCCTCGCTCGCATCGCAGAATCACTCGGTGACACCGACGAAGCAATCAAAAACTACGAAGCGGCCATGACCGTCGGTGAATCCGAAGCCATGGTCGAGGAAGCTCAGAAACGCATCGACACGCTTTCGAAACCCAACGCCAAGGAATTCCTGGCTTGGTTCAACGAGCAAGATTTCGCTCCTGCGGACCCTGCCTCGCCACCATCGTTGCCAGGTGCTGGAACTCTGCCAGATCTCCCAGACTTGGATTTCTCCAGCGACGAAGACGAAACTGCGGCTGATGAAAGCACGGACGCGGAAGGGACAGAACCGGAATCGGCTGACGAAGAAGCCGCAACGGAAGCCGAGCCTGAAATGGCCGCTGAAGAAGCTGCCCCATCTTCCGAGGAACCCGCCGTGAAGACTGAGTCGGTTGAAACGGAAACGAT